In Mastomys coucha isolate ucsf_1 unplaced genomic scaffold, UCSF_Mcou_1 pScaffold5, whole genome shotgun sequence, one genomic interval encodes:
- the Tmem95 gene encoding transmembrane protein 95 isoform X4 has translation MKGQNPNLREFRIFPGLQGPTPPNPQQASYHDLPNRLAQLKSRMKPQWKEWASPDFSAFALDEMSMKQITEKTHRVLRVIEKKRSISVLPLYWRWLQRTKIPQYTREGGHDLWEAKILLLCIFGIVLLLGILSLQVEYLKLQAKDL, from the exons ATGAAGGGCCAGAATCCAAACCTCAGAGAATTCCGGATCTTCCCTGGACTACAGGGTCCaactcctcccaacccccagcaggcctcat ATCATGACTTACCAAACCGCCTGGCTCAGCTCAAGAGTCGGATGAAGCCGCAGTGGAAGGAATGGGCTTCCCCAGATTTCTCGGCCTTTGCCTTAG ATGAGATGTCCATGAAACAAATCACAGAGAAAACTCACCGAGTCCTGAGAGTCATAG AGAAAAAAAGATCCATCTCCGTGCTTCCATTATATTGGCGATGGCTTCAGAGGACCAAGATCCCCCAGTACACCAGGGAAG GAGGTCACGATCTGTGGGAAGCTAAGATTCTGCTTCTATGTATCTTCGGAATTGTCCTgcttttgggtattctgagcctcCAAGTGGA GTACCTGAAGCTGCAAGCAAAAGACTTGTGA
- the Tmem95 gene encoding transmembrane protein 95 isoform X3 translates to MKGQNPNLREFRIFPGLQGPTPPNPQQASYHDLPNRLAQLKSRMKPQWKEWASPDFSAFALDEMSMKQITEKTHRVLRVIEKKRSISVLPLYWRWLQRTKIPQYTREGGSTILYNCSTCEGMEESCWPQKRCFPGGHDLWEAKILLLCIFGIVLLLGILSLQVEYLKLQAKDL, encoded by the exons ATGAAGGGCCAGAATCCAAACCTCAGAGAATTCCGGATCTTCCCTGGACTACAGGGTCCaactcctcccaacccccagcaggcctcat ATCATGACTTACCAAACCGCCTGGCTCAGCTCAAGAGTCGGATGAAGCCGCAGTGGAAGGAATGGGCTTCCCCAGATTTCTCGGCCTTTGCCTTAG ATGAGATGTCCATGAAACAAATCACAGAGAAAACTCACCGAGTCCTGAGAGTCATAG AGAAAAAAAGATCCATCTCCGTGCTTCCATTATATTGGCGATGGCTTCAGAGGACCAAGATCCCCCAGTACACCAGGGAAG GGGGCAGCACCATCCTGTACAACTGCTCCACCTGCGAGGGCATGGAGGAGTCTTGTTGGCCCCAAAAGCGCTGCTTCCCAG GAGGTCACGATCTGTGGGAAGCTAAGATTCTGCTTCTATGTATCTTCGGAATTGTCCTgcttttgggtattctgagcctcCAAGTGGA GTACCTGAAGCTGCAAGCAAAAGACTTGTGA
- the Tmem95 gene encoding transmembrane protein 95 isoform X1, whose translation MKGQNPNLREFRIFPGLQGPTPPNPQQASYHDLPNRLAQLKSRMKPQWKEWASPDFSAFALDEMSMKQITEKTHRVLRVIEKKRSISVLPLYWRWLQRTKIPQYTREALCAPFCRGSTILYNCSTCEGMEESCWPQKRCFPGGHDLWEAKILLLCIFGIVLLLGILSLQVEYLKLQAKDL comes from the exons ATGAAGGGCCAGAATCCAAACCTCAGAGAATTCCGGATCTTCCCTGGACTACAGGGTCCaactcctcccaacccccagcaggcctcat ATCATGACTTACCAAACCGCCTGGCTCAGCTCAAGAGTCGGATGAAGCCGCAGTGGAAGGAATGGGCTTCCCCAGATTTCTCGGCCTTTGCCTTAG ATGAGATGTCCATGAAACAAATCACAGAGAAAACTCACCGAGTCCTGAGAGTCATAG AGAAAAAAAGATCCATCTCCGTGCTTCCATTATATTGGCGATGGCTTCAGAGGACCAAGATCCCCCAGTACACCAGGGAAG CTCTCTGTGCTCCTTTCTGCC GGGGCAGCACCATCCTGTACAACTGCTCCACCTGCGAGGGCATGGAGGAGTCTTGTTGGCCCCAAAAGCGCTGCTTCCCAG GAGGTCACGATCTGTGGGAAGCTAAGATTCTGCTTCTATGTATCTTCGGAATTGTCCTgcttttgggtattctgagcctcCAAGTGGA GTACCTGAAGCTGCAAGCAAAAGACTTGTGA
- the Tmem95 gene encoding transmembrane protein 95 isoform X2, with translation MWVLALGGAFLAVAKACIFCRLPDHDLPNRLAQLKSRMKPQWKEWASPDFSAFALDEMSMKQITEKTHRVLRVIEKKRSISVLPLYWRWLQRTKIPQYTREALCAPFCRGSTILYNCSTCEGMEESCWPQKRCFPGGHDLWEAKILLLCIFGIVLLLGILSLQVEYLKLQAKDL, from the exons atgtgggtgctggcccTGGGTGGGGCTTTCTTGGCCGTGGCCAAGGCTTGTATCTTTTGTCGTCTCCCAGATCATGACTTACCAAACCGCCTGGCTCAGCTCAAGAGTCGGATGAAGCCGCAGTGGAAGGAATGGGCTTCCCCAGATTTCTCGGCCTTTGCCTTAG ATGAGATGTCCATGAAACAAATCACAGAGAAAACTCACCGAGTCCTGAGAGTCATAG AGAAAAAAAGATCCATCTCCGTGCTTCCATTATATTGGCGATGGCTTCAGAGGACCAAGATCCCCCAGTACACCAGGGAAG CTCTCTGTGCTCCTTTCTGCC GGGGCAGCACCATCCTGTACAACTGCTCCACCTGCGAGGGCATGGAGGAGTCTTGTTGGCCCCAAAAGCGCTGCTTCCCAG GAGGTCACGATCTGTGGGAAGCTAAGATTCTGCTTCTATGTATCTTCGGAATTGTCCTgcttttgggtattctgagcctcCAAGTGGA GTACCTGAAGCTGCAAGCAAAAGACTTGTGA
- the Kctd11 gene encoding BTB/POZ domain-containing protein KCTD11: MLGAMFRADTLMPANLNPQGDGHYFIDRDGKAFRHILNFLRLGRLDLPRGYGETALLKAEADFYQIRPLLDALRELEASRGTPASTAALLHADVDVSPRLVHFSARRGPHHYELSSVQVDTFRANLFCTDPECLAAMRNRFGVASGDRAEGGPHFRLEWASRPQELPEVEYQRLGLQPLWTGGPEDRREVVNTPTFLEEVLRVALEHGFRLDSVFPDPEDLLNSRSLRFVRH, translated from the coding sequence ATGCTGGGGGCCATGTTTAGGGCTGACACCCTAATGCCAGCCAATCTCAACCCGCAAGGAGATGGCCATTACTTCATCGACAGGGATGGCAAGGCTTTCCGGCACATCCTCAATTTCCTGCGGTTAGGCCGTCTGGACCTGCCCCGTGGGTATGGAGAAACTGCCCTTcttaaggcagaggcagacttcTACCAGATCCGGCCCCTCCTGGATGCCCTTCGGGAACTGGAAGCCTCTCGGGGTACACCTGCATCCACAGCTGCCCTGCTCCATGCAGATGTAGATGTTAGCCCCCGCCTGGTGCACTTCTCTGCTCGAAGGGGCCCCCACCACTATGAGCTGAGCTCTGTCCAGGTGGACACTTTCCGAGCCAACCTCTTCTGCACTGACCCGGAGTGTCTGGCTGCCATGCGCAACAGATTTGGTGTGGCCAGTGGGGACAGGGCAGAAGGAGGTCCACATTTTCGGCTAGAGTGGGCCTCCCGCCCCCAGGAACTCCCTGAAGTAGAGTATCAAAGACTGGGGCTGCAACCACTGTGGACTGGGGGGCCAGAAGATCGGAGGGAGGTAGTGAACACGCCTACATTCTTGGAGGAGGTGCTACGGGTGGCTCTGGAACATGGCTTCCGCCTGGACTCTGTATTCCCAGACCCCGAAGACCTTCTGAACTCTAGATCCTTGCGCTTTGTGCGCCACTAA
- the Acap1 gene encoding arf-GAP with coiled-coil, ANK repeat and PH domain-containing protein 1 isoform X1, translating to MTVKLDFEECLKDSPRFRASIELVETEVSELETRLEKLLKLGSCLLESGHHYLAASRAFVVGICDLARLGPPEPMMAECLEKFTVSLNHKLDSHAELLDATQHTLQQQIQTLVKEGLRGFREARRDFWRGAESLEAALTHNAEVPKRRVQEAEDAGTALRTARAGYQSRALDYALQVNVIEDKRKFDIMEFVLRLVEAQATYFQQGHEELNRLAQYRKELGAQLHNLVLNSAREKRDMEQRHVLLKQKELGGEEPEPSLKEGAGGLVMEGHLFKRASNAFKTWSRRWFTIQNNQLVYQKKYKDPVTVVVDDLRLCTVKLCPDSERRFCFEVVSTSKSCLLQADSERLLQLWVSAVQSSIASAFSQAHLENSPRGPGQVSGYHAPGSAATMGCGGATRGREPGGVGQVAAQVQSVDGNAQCCDCREPAPEWASINLGVTLCIQCSGIHRSLGVHFSKVRSLTLDSWEPELVKLMCELGNVVINQIYEARVEAMAVKKPGPSCSRQEKEAWIHAKYVEKKFLTKLPEIRGRRGGRRPPRGHPPVPPKPSLRPQPGIVRSKSESPSDDIGSLHPGALLFQAAGHPPSLPTMADALAHGADVNWVNVGQGNATPLIRATAANSLLACEFLLQNGANVNQADSAGRGPLHHATILGHTGLACLFLKRGADLGARDTEGRDPLTIAMETANADIVTLLRLAKMREAEAAQGQAGDETYLDIFRDFSLMASDDPEKLSRRSHDLHTL from the exons AGCCTCGATTGAACTGGTGGAAACTGAAGTGTCAGAATTGGAGACCCGCCTGGAAAAG CTGCTCAAGCTGGGTTCCTGCCTCCTGGAGAGTGGCCACCATTACCTTGCAGCCAGCCGTGCCTTCGTTGTTGGCATTTGTGACCTGGCTCGCCTGGGTCCACCAGAGCCTATGATGGCG GAGTGTCTGGAAAAATTTACCGTGAGTCTGAACCACAAGCTGGACAGCCATGCT GAGCTCCTTGATGCTACTCAACATACACTGCAGCAGCAAATCCAGACTCTGGTCAAGGA AGGTCTCCGGGGCTTCCGAGAGGCTCGCAGGGATTTCTGGCGAGGGGCTGAGAGCCTGGAGGCTGCTCTTACCCACAATGCAGAAGTCCCCAAGCGCCGTGTCCAAGAAGCAGAGGATGCTGGAACTGCTTTGAGGACTGCTCGAGCTGGGTACCAGAGTAGAGCATTAGATTATGCCCTGCAG GTCAATGTGATCGAGGATAAGAGGAAGTTTGACATCATGGAGTTT GTACTGCGATTGGTTGAGGCCCAGGCTACCTATTTCCAGCAGGGCCACGAAGAGCTAAACAGGCTGGCTCAGTATCGGAAGGAATTGGGTGCCCAG TTGCACaacctggtcttgaactcagctCGAGAGAAGAGAGACATGGAGCAGAGGCATGTGTTACTGAAGCAGAAG GAGCTGGGTGGTGAGGAGCCAGAGCCAAGTCTAAAGGAGGGAGCTGGTGGCTTGGTAATGGAAGGACATCTTTTCAAACGTGCCAGCAATGCATTTAAGACCTGGAGCAG ACGCTGGTTCACCATTCAGAACAACCAGCTGGTTTACCAGAAGAAATATAAG GACCCTGTAACCGTGGTGGTGGATGACCTTCGTCTCTGTACAGTGAAGCTCTGTCCAGACTCAGAAAGGCGTTTCTGTTTTGAAGTAGTGTCCACCAGCAA GTCCTGCCTTCTCCAAGCTGACTCTGAGCGTCTCCTGCAGCTGTGGGTCAGTGCTGTCCAGAGCAGCATTGCCTCAGCCTTCAGCCAGGCTCACCTGGAGAACAGCCCTCGCGGGCCAGGCCAG GTCTCAGGATACCATGCCCCGGGCTCTGCTGCTACTATGGGCTGTGGTGGGGCAACCAGAGGAAGGGAACCTGGGGGAGTTGGGCAGGTGGCAGCCCAGGTACAAAGTGTGGATGGAAATGCTCAATGCTGCGACTGCAGGGAGCCAGCCCCAGAGTGGGCCAGTATCAACCTTGGCGTTACTCTCTGCATTCAGTGTTCCGGCATCCACAG GAGCCTTGGCGTTCATTTCTCCAAAGTCCGCTCTCTGACCCTTGACTCCTGGGAACCAGAGCTAGTGAAG CTTATGTGTGAGCTGGGGAATGTCGTCATCAACCAGATCTATGAGGCCCGGGTGGAGGCCATGGCAGTGAAGAAGCCAGGGCCCAGCTGCTCCCG GCAGGAAAAGGAAGCCTGGATTCATGCCAAGTATGTGGAGAAAAAGTTCTTGACCAAGCTTCCTGAAATTCGAGGGCGAAGAGGTGGCAGGAGACCCCCAAGAGGACATCCTCCTGTGCCCCCAAAGCCTTCCCTCAGGCCACAGCCGGGCATTGTCAGATCCAAGTCAG AGTCCCCATCTGATGACATAGGAAGCCTGCACCCTGGGGCCCTGCTGTTTCAAGCTGCTGGacatcctccatctcttcctacCATGGCTGATGCCCTGGCCCATGGAGCCGATGTCAACTGGGTCAATGTGGGCCAGGGAAATGCCACACCTCTGATCCgggccacagctgct AATTCTCTTCTGGCCTGCGAGTTTCTCCTTCAAAATGGGGCGAATGTGAACCAAGCAGACAGTGCTGGCCGGGGCCCACTCCACCATGCCACCATTCTGGGCCACACAGG GCTCGCTTGCCTGTTCCTGAAACGGGGTGCAGATCTGGGGGCTCGAGACACAGAAGGCAGGGACCCTCTGACTATCGCAATGGAAACCGCCAATGCTGACATCGTAACCTT GCTACGATTGGCAAAGATGCGGGAGGCTGAAGCGGCCCAGGGCCAGGCAG GAGATGAGACGTATCTCGACATATTCCGAGACTTCTCCCTCATGGCGTCAGACGACCCAGAGAAACTGAGCCGTCGCAGTCACGACCTCCATACCCTCTGA
- the Acap1 gene encoding arf-GAP with coiled-coil, ANK repeat and PH domain-containing protein 1 isoform X2, with amino-acid sequence MSQGLTPLPLLKLGSCLLESGHHYLAASRAFVVGICDLARLGPPEPMMAECLEKFTVSLNHKLDSHAELLDATQHTLQQQIQTLVKEGLRGFREARRDFWRGAESLEAALTHNAEVPKRRVQEAEDAGTALRTARAGYQSRALDYALQVNVIEDKRKFDIMEFVLRLVEAQATYFQQGHEELNRLAQYRKELGAQLHNLVLNSAREKRDMEQRHVLLKQKELGGEEPEPSLKEGAGGLVMEGHLFKRASNAFKTWSRRWFTIQNNQLVYQKKYKDPVTVVVDDLRLCTVKLCPDSERRFCFEVVSTSKSCLLQADSERLLQLWVSAVQSSIASAFSQAHLENSPRGPGQVSGYHAPGSAATMGCGGATRGREPGGVGQVAAQVQSVDGNAQCCDCREPAPEWASINLGVTLCIQCSGIHRSLGVHFSKVRSLTLDSWEPELVKLMCELGNVVINQIYEARVEAMAVKKPGPSCSRQEKEAWIHAKYVEKKFLTKLPEIRGRRGGRRPPRGHPPVPPKPSLRPQPGIVRSKSESPSDDIGSLHPGALLFQAAGHPPSLPTMADALAHGADVNWVNVGQGNATPLIRATAANSLLACEFLLQNGANVNQADSAGRGPLHHATILGHTGLACLFLKRGADLGARDTEGRDPLTIAMETANADIVTLLRLAKMREAEAAQGQAGDETYLDIFRDFSLMASDDPEKLSRRSHDLHTL; translated from the exons CTGCTCAAGCTGGGTTCCTGCCTCCTGGAGAGTGGCCACCATTACCTTGCAGCCAGCCGTGCCTTCGTTGTTGGCATTTGTGACCTGGCTCGCCTGGGTCCACCAGAGCCTATGATGGCG GAGTGTCTGGAAAAATTTACCGTGAGTCTGAACCACAAGCTGGACAGCCATGCT GAGCTCCTTGATGCTACTCAACATACACTGCAGCAGCAAATCCAGACTCTGGTCAAGGA AGGTCTCCGGGGCTTCCGAGAGGCTCGCAGGGATTTCTGGCGAGGGGCTGAGAGCCTGGAGGCTGCTCTTACCCACAATGCAGAAGTCCCCAAGCGCCGTGTCCAAGAAGCAGAGGATGCTGGAACTGCTTTGAGGACTGCTCGAGCTGGGTACCAGAGTAGAGCATTAGATTATGCCCTGCAG GTCAATGTGATCGAGGATAAGAGGAAGTTTGACATCATGGAGTTT GTACTGCGATTGGTTGAGGCCCAGGCTACCTATTTCCAGCAGGGCCACGAAGAGCTAAACAGGCTGGCTCAGTATCGGAAGGAATTGGGTGCCCAG TTGCACaacctggtcttgaactcagctCGAGAGAAGAGAGACATGGAGCAGAGGCATGTGTTACTGAAGCAGAAG GAGCTGGGTGGTGAGGAGCCAGAGCCAAGTCTAAAGGAGGGAGCTGGTGGCTTGGTAATGGAAGGACATCTTTTCAAACGTGCCAGCAATGCATTTAAGACCTGGAGCAG ACGCTGGTTCACCATTCAGAACAACCAGCTGGTTTACCAGAAGAAATATAAG GACCCTGTAACCGTGGTGGTGGATGACCTTCGTCTCTGTACAGTGAAGCTCTGTCCAGACTCAGAAAGGCGTTTCTGTTTTGAAGTAGTGTCCACCAGCAA GTCCTGCCTTCTCCAAGCTGACTCTGAGCGTCTCCTGCAGCTGTGGGTCAGTGCTGTCCAGAGCAGCATTGCCTCAGCCTTCAGCCAGGCTCACCTGGAGAACAGCCCTCGCGGGCCAGGCCAG GTCTCAGGATACCATGCCCCGGGCTCTGCTGCTACTATGGGCTGTGGTGGGGCAACCAGAGGAAGGGAACCTGGGGGAGTTGGGCAGGTGGCAGCCCAGGTACAAAGTGTGGATGGAAATGCTCAATGCTGCGACTGCAGGGAGCCAGCCCCAGAGTGGGCCAGTATCAACCTTGGCGTTACTCTCTGCATTCAGTGTTCCGGCATCCACAG GAGCCTTGGCGTTCATTTCTCCAAAGTCCGCTCTCTGACCCTTGACTCCTGGGAACCAGAGCTAGTGAAG CTTATGTGTGAGCTGGGGAATGTCGTCATCAACCAGATCTATGAGGCCCGGGTGGAGGCCATGGCAGTGAAGAAGCCAGGGCCCAGCTGCTCCCG GCAGGAAAAGGAAGCCTGGATTCATGCCAAGTATGTGGAGAAAAAGTTCTTGACCAAGCTTCCTGAAATTCGAGGGCGAAGAGGTGGCAGGAGACCCCCAAGAGGACATCCTCCTGTGCCCCCAAAGCCTTCCCTCAGGCCACAGCCGGGCATTGTCAGATCCAAGTCAG AGTCCCCATCTGATGACATAGGAAGCCTGCACCCTGGGGCCCTGCTGTTTCAAGCTGCTGGacatcctccatctcttcctacCATGGCTGATGCCCTGGCCCATGGAGCCGATGTCAACTGGGTCAATGTGGGCCAGGGAAATGCCACACCTCTGATCCgggccacagctgct AATTCTCTTCTGGCCTGCGAGTTTCTCCTTCAAAATGGGGCGAATGTGAACCAAGCAGACAGTGCTGGCCGGGGCCCACTCCACCATGCCACCATTCTGGGCCACACAGG GCTCGCTTGCCTGTTCCTGAAACGGGGTGCAGATCTGGGGGCTCGAGACACAGAAGGCAGGGACCCTCTGACTATCGCAATGGAAACCGCCAATGCTGACATCGTAACCTT GCTACGATTGGCAAAGATGCGGGAGGCTGAAGCGGCCCAGGGCCAGGCAG GAGATGAGACGTATCTCGACATATTCCGAGACTTCTCCCTCATGGCGTCAGACGACCCAGAGAAACTGAGCCGTCGCAGTCACGACCTCCATACCCTCTGA